In one window of Tolypothrix sp. PCC 7712 DNA:
- a CDS encoding vancomycin high temperature exclusion protein, with product MRFFEKSIGGKYFKLFRYLRWILLGLVISVLAKPLIATAYIGLMTNGDRYVQPESVPKEQVAIVFGAGILPNGNPTPMLSDRVEAAVKLYKMGKISKLLMTGDNSTVSYNEVRSMLKYAHDLGVPMKNITLDYAGFSTYESCYRAHKVFGVHKAVVITQNYHLPRTVYTCRQLGLKTVGLGTPDIEIYGLRGMIPDLLRESLANVKALWEVDITRPRPTFLGQFEPIN from the coding sequence ATGAGATTTTTTGAAAAAAGTATAGGGGGAAAATATTTCAAGTTGTTCCGTTACCTGCGATGGATTTTGCTAGGTTTAGTAATTAGTGTATTAGCAAAACCTTTAATAGCAACGGCTTATATAGGTTTAATGACGAATGGCGATCGCTACGTTCAACCAGAATCAGTTCCAAAAGAACAGGTTGCAATAGTATTCGGTGCAGGAATTCTTCCCAATGGTAATCCCACACCCATGTTGTCAGACCGTGTAGAAGCTGCTGTCAAACTTTATAAAATGGGAAAGATTAGTAAACTCTTGATGACAGGAGATAACAGTACAGTTTCCTATAATGAAGTCAGGTCTATGCTGAAATATGCCCATGATCTGGGTGTACCGATGAAAAACATTACCCTAGACTATGCAGGTTTCAGCACTTATGAGAGTTGTTATCGCGCTCATAAGGTTTTTGGTGTACATAAAGCTGTTGTCATCACTCAAAATTATCATCTTCCCCGCACTGTTTATACCTGTCGCCAATTAGGACTAAAGACAGTTGGTTTAGGAACTCCAGATATAGAAATTTATGGACTACGAGGAATGATTCCCGATTTATTACGGGAATCATTAGCGAATGTCAAGGCTTTGTGGGAAGTTGACATTACCCGTCCCCGACCTACTTTTTTAGGACAGTTTGAACCAATTAATTGA
- a CDS encoding heavy metal translocating P-type ATPase, with amino-acid sequence MTQTPELKTQTLQVGGMDCGSCAKTIEVALQQLHGVTEATVNFTTGKARVSYDPEILSEKNIYNQIKGLGYTIEQSHEAQSHQHTHSCGGEHDHDHQNHDHNVDMVSLQTLQLQIGGMDCGSCAKTIEVGVQKIIGVQEASVSFANERLHISYDPQLVNEKAIYDRIKDLGYTVEEGVEASSYHHTDSYGHDHEYDHNHEHSQPINKLKQKQKSDLTSWRFWIENRRGQSVILAGIGLVLGLLTQYLVLPIWIARAFYGIGIVIAGYPIARAGLFELRLRRADMNLLMTISVIGAVILGDWFEGGLVVFLFSLGTTLQVFTFGRTRNAIRSLMDLTPPTATVKRGNQEFTVPVESIQLGEVLTIRPGGRVALDGVVVSGNSAIDQSPITGESIPEDKAVGDTVFAGTLNQTGFLEVKVTHTASDTTVAKIINLVEQAQESRAPSQQWVDKFAQVYTPIVILTAIAIALIPPLAFAQPFNVWLYRALVMLVIACPCALVISTPVSIVSAIGAATRRGVLFKGGNALETAGHLTTLAFDKTGTITQGMPIVQQVYDLGKVSADMILQIAASLEQQSEHPLAKAIVAKAQDLGLELETPLNFTALPGKGIQANFGEQLYLVGNRRLFSDQGICLSDEAESLLTEIEQLGQIPVLVGTNEGLLGAIALSDGIRLEATEALRQLKRVGLKRLVMLTGDRTVVAKQIAQQVGITEYQAELLPEDKLQAIQQLRRHGVVGMVGDGINDAPALATADISFAVGGIDIALETADVVLVGSDLRQLAYAVDLSRRTVSVIQQNVVFSLVTKALFLLLGTFGFVGLAIAVLADTGTSLLVTANGMRLFKTKTLKN; translated from the coding sequence ATGACTCAAACTCCTGAACTCAAAACCCAAACTTTGCAAGTTGGCGGTATGGACTGCGGAAGCTGCGCCAAGACAATTGAAGTCGCTTTGCAACAGTTACATGGTGTAACAGAAGCAACAGTAAACTTTACAACTGGTAAGGCTAGGGTTTCTTATGATCCAGAGATATTGAGTGAAAAGAATATCTATAACCAAATTAAAGGTTTGGGTTATACGATAGAGCAAAGTCATGAGGCACAATCCCATCAGCATACTCATTCCTGTGGCGGTGAACACGACCATGACCACCAAAATCATGACCATAACGTAGATATGGTTTCTCTGCAAACGCTACAGCTACAAATTGGCGGAATGGATTGTGGCAGTTGTGCCAAAACCATTGAGGTTGGGGTGCAGAAGATAATAGGCGTACAAGAAGCATCGGTCAGCTTTGCCAACGAAAGATTGCATATATCCTATGACCCACAATTGGTAAATGAGAAAGCAATTTATGACCGGATTAAAGATTTAGGTTATACGGTTGAGGAGGGTGTTGAAGCAAGTTCCTATCATCATACTGATTCTTATGGTCATGACCACGAGTATGATCATAACCACGAGCATTCTCAGCCAATAAACAAGTTAAAACAAAAACAAAAGTCCGACCTCACAAGCTGGAGATTCTGGATTGAAAATCGTCGAGGACAGAGTGTCATACTTGCAGGTATAGGCTTAGTTTTAGGTTTACTTACTCAGTATTTAGTGCTACCCATCTGGATTGCACGAGCTTTTTATGGCATTGGTATAGTAATTGCTGGCTATCCGATCGCACGGGCTGGTTTGTTTGAGTTGCGCTTGCGTCGCGCCGATATGAATCTGCTGATGACCATTTCGGTGATTGGGGCAGTAATTTTAGGAGACTGGTTTGAAGGGGGGCTGGTTGTCTTTTTGTTCTCTTTAGGCACAACATTGCAAGTTTTCACCTTTGGTCGTACCCGCAATGCAATTCGCTCACTGATGGATTTGACTCCACCTACTGCTACAGTTAAGCGCGGGAATCAGGAATTTACAGTTCCCGTCGAAAGTATTCAGCTAGGTGAAGTTTTGACGATTCGACCAGGAGGGCGTGTGGCGTTGGATGGTGTGGTTGTTTCTGGTAACAGTGCTATTGACCAATCTCCAATTACGGGAGAGTCAATTCCAGAAGATAAAGCCGTTGGGGATACTGTCTTTGCAGGCACTTTAAATCAGACAGGTTTTTTAGAAGTCAAAGTTACGCACACTGCTAGCGATACAACCGTTGCCAAAATTATTAATTTGGTAGAACAAGCTCAAGAAAGCCGCGCACCCTCGCAGCAGTGGGTGGATAAGTTTGCACAGGTTTACACACCGATAGTGATTTTAACTGCGATCGCCATTGCCCTAATTCCGCCCTTGGCTTTTGCTCAACCTTTTAACGTCTGGCTTTACCGCGCACTGGTCATGCTAGTAATTGCTTGTCCCTGTGCCTTAGTCATTTCTACCCCAGTTTCCATTGTCAGTGCTATTGGTGCTGCAACTCGGCGGGGCGTTTTATTTAAAGGGGGTAATGCACTGGAAACGGCTGGACATCTAACTACCCTTGCTTTTGATAAAACTGGCACAATTACCCAAGGGATGCCTATTGTGCAGCAGGTTTATGACTTGGGGAAAGTGAGTGCAGACATGATATTACAGATTGCCGCTTCCTTAGAACAACAGTCTGAACATCCCCTAGCAAAAGCTATTGTGGCAAAGGCTCAAGATTTGGGGCTGGAGTTAGAAACTCCCCTTAATTTTACTGCATTACCCGGTAAAGGAATTCAGGCAAACTTTGGTGAGCAGTTATATTTAGTTGGTAATCGGCGGTTGTTTTCAGACCAAGGTATTTGCTTGTCTGATGAAGCTGAATCTTTGTTAACTGAAATTGAACAACTCGGTCAAATTCCGGTGTTGGTAGGGACAAACGAAGGGTTATTAGGAGCGATCGCCCTCTCTGATGGTATCCGCTTGGAAGCCACCGAAGCCCTGCGACAATTGAAGCGGGTTGGATTGAAGCGATTGGTGATGTTGACAGGCGATCGTACTGTTGTGGCCAAGCAAATTGCCCAACAAGTTGGAATTACAGAGTATCAGGCAGAACTGTTACCTGAAGATAAACTGCAAGCAATTCAACAGTTGCGTCGTCACGGGGTAGTAGGTATGGTTGGAGATGGCATTAACGATGCACCAGCTTTAGCTACAGCAGATATTAGTTTTGCTGTAGGTGGAATTGATATCGCTTTAGAGACAGCAGATGTGGTGCTGGTAGGTAGTGACTTGAGACAGCTTGCTTATGCAGTAGATTTAAGCCGACGTACTGTGTCAGTGATTCAACAGAATGTGGTTTTTTCTCTGGTAACTAAGGCTTTATTTTTACTATTGGGAACGTTTGGGTTTGTTGGTTTAGCGATCGCCGTCTTAGCTGATACAGGAACTTCCCTGCTAGTAACTGCAAATGGAATGCGTCTGTTTAAAACCAAAACTTTGAAAAATTAA
- the sigB gene encoding sigma-70 family RNA polymerase sigma factor SigB, translating into MPNSTSQVTKLKSKNNEFSSTADTVRIYLHEIGRVPLLNHEQEIFFAQQVQQMMVMFTAKEELAEKLQREPTLQQWADKMQLKEDVLLQQLSQGQIAKQKMIQANLRLVVSIAKKYQKRNIEFLDLIQEGALGLERGVEKFDPTLGYKFSTYAYWWIRQGITRAIAQQSRTIRLPIHMADKLNKIKCVQRELSQKLGYIAGVTEIAQALNLEPSQIREYLQLVRQPVSLDMRIGFEQVTQLQDLLKDDGMSPERYAERELLYQDIHNLLAKLTPQQKEVLILRFGLAGGCELTLVQISQRMGISRERVRQVEKQALTLLRRYGIDSRSYLAD; encoded by the coding sequence ATGCCTAATTCAACATCCCAAGTAACTAAACTTAAGAGCAAGAATAACGAATTTTCATCTACAGCAGATACAGTGCGTATCTATCTTCATGAAATTGGACGTGTACCTCTGTTAAACCATGAGCAAGAAATTTTTTTTGCTCAACAAGTTCAGCAAATGATGGTGATGTTTACTGCAAAAGAAGAGCTAGCTGAAAAATTACAGCGTGAACCCACTCTGCAACAATGGGCTGACAAGATGCAGTTGAAAGAAGATGTACTACTGCAACAACTAAGTCAAGGACAAATTGCCAAGCAGAAGATGATTCAGGCTAATCTGCGGTTAGTGGTGTCTATTGCTAAAAAATACCAGAAACGCAATATTGAGTTTCTCGACTTAATTCAAGAAGGTGCATTGGGGCTAGAACGGGGGGTAGAGAAATTTGATCCAACTCTTGGATACAAGTTTTCTACTTATGCTTACTGGTGGATTCGTCAGGGAATTACACGAGCGATCGCACAACAATCCCGCACTATTCGTTTACCCATTCACATGGCTGATAAGCTGAACAAAATTAAGTGTGTTCAGCGAGAGTTATCTCAAAAGCTTGGTTACATTGCTGGCGTGACGGAAATCGCCCAAGCCCTCAATCTGGAACCCAGTCAGATTCGAGAATATTTGCAGCTTGTTCGTCAACCTGTTTCCTTAGATATGCGAATTGGGTTTGAGCAGGTTACCCAATTACAGGATCTGCTGAAGGATGATGGTATGTCTCCCGAACGCTACGCCGAACGAGAATTGCTCTATCAAGACATTCACAACCTATTAGCAAAGCTGACTCCCCAGCAAAAGGAAGTCTTAATCTTGCGCTTTGGTTTAGCAGGTGGATGCGAACTGACCCTAGTACAGATTAGTCAACGGATGGGTATTAGTCGGGAACGAGTACGACAAGTGGAAAAACAAGCTCTCACGCTTCTACGAAGATATGGAATTGACTCACGCAGCTATCTAGCTGACTGA
- a CDS encoding ArsR/SmtB family transcription factor has translation MNKHKKKQDLDLIQSSDTPTCDTHLVHLDSVRSSQAQILPTDKAQQMAEIFGVLADTNRIRLLSALASSELCVCDLAALTKMSESAVCHQLRLLKAMRLVSYRREGRNVYYTLADSHVINLYRSLVENLN, from the coding sequence ATGAATAAGCACAAGAAAAAGCAGGACTTAGACTTAATTCAAAGTTCTGACACCCCTACCTGTGATACTCATCTGGTGCATCTAGATAGTGTACGCTCATCTCAGGCTCAAATCTTACCGACAGATAAAGCACAACAAATGGCAGAAATTTTTGGGGTGTTAGCAGATACAAACCGTATACGCCTCCTATCAGCTTTGGCTTCTAGTGAGTTGTGTGTTTGCGATCTAGCTGCATTAACCAAAATGAGTGAATCAGCAGTTTGTCATCAGCTGCGGTTATTGAAAGCTATGCGTTTAGTCAGCTATCGTCGAGAAGGTCGGAATGTTTATTATACTTTGGCTGACAGTCACGTCATTAACTTATATCGCTCTTTAGTGGAAAATTTAAATTAA
- a CDS encoding efflux RND transporter permease subunit, with protein MISTVAKWVISRRWLVVIAALISTIIILFNTIPQMPLDVFPNFAPPQVEIETEAPGLAPEEIESLVTLPIESSINGTPGISAVRSSSSAGLSVVRVVFGWGTDIYQARQLVQERLQQVVSKLPQGIETPRLAPISSPIGTVLKYAFTVEEEGQKGEIPIQNPTSKIDLMEVRRIVDWQVTNRLLAVPGVSQVLVYGGEVRQYQVLVDPNKLRAFNVSLQQVSEAVQGANVNAPGGFLISPDKQTLIRGIGRIESLDDLKQSVIVARQGTPVRLGDVAEIQIGGAIKIGDGSLNGKDAVVVMVNKQPLADTPTVTRAIEAAISELEAGLPKEIKVNATFRQADYIDASVENVRSALVEGSIIAAVILIPFLMNWRTLGVVLLNFALTFIFSLQVLSFLGLGLNTMTLGGLAIAIGTAIDDAIVYAENVFRLLRQNKYSPNPSPILEVVFQGVEEVQESLIGATLITIVVFSPIFALAGVEGRIFGPMGLSYLVVVIVSSLEALLVSPALCAILLPHGKMPLKEPLIPRIFKRLYYRCLNFAIHSPMIIISVAVAGMIAAIVIFPALGRAFLPEFQESTLVNTLALYPGSSLEATNSAAFVLENKLKDDPRLKYVQLRAGRAPSDPDAAPVNLGHLDIGLSDKGMEKRKETVEWLREEFNKIPGAAANIGGFISHRIDEILSGVRSQIAVKIFGSDLEELRRIGQQVEGAMSSVSGLVDLQLEPQVPIEQIQIKFDRVAASRYGLTVGQLSELVETALNGKVVSQVLDKQQSFDLIVWLQSEYRNNLQTIENLLVDVPSQSGDEGGNKIPLAKVATVTYGTGPNTINRENVSRLIVVSANAQGKDLRSVVNEIKNKVKAQVQLPSGYFIQYGGQFEAEERASQNILIFSAISFVVITVLMYLSVKSIASTAMIMINLPIALVGGVIAVALTGGVVSVASLVGFVTLFGVATRNGLLLVDNYTTKFSSGMSLKEILIAGSMERLNAILMTSFTSALGLVPLVIASGPGKEVLQPLSIVVLGGLFTSTALTLLVLPALYSKFGRFLLPKRSAAVEENGKVAAVVLEN; from the coding sequence ATGATTAGTACAGTTGCTAAATGGGTAATTTCTCGACGCTGGTTAGTAGTGATTGCGGCACTTATTTCCACAATAATCATATTATTTAATACCATCCCGCAAATGCCGTTGGATGTTTTCCCCAACTTTGCACCTCCCCAGGTCGAAATTGAAACAGAAGCTCCCGGACTCGCTCCTGAAGAAATAGAGTCTCTGGTGACATTACCAATTGAAAGCTCAATCAACGGCACTCCAGGAATCAGCGCAGTTCGTTCTTCCTCCTCAGCAGGACTTTCCGTAGTCAGAGTCGTTTTTGGCTGGGGAACAGATATCTATCAAGCCCGCCAGTTAGTACAAGAACGACTGCAACAAGTAGTGAGTAAGCTGCCTCAAGGAATTGAAACACCAAGACTCGCTCCTATCAGTTCACCTATCGGCACTGTATTAAAATATGCTTTCACAGTGGAAGAGGAGGGGCAGAAAGGAGAAATACCCATCCAAAACCCAACATCCAAAATCGACTTGATGGAAGTACGCCGAATCGTTGATTGGCAAGTTACAAATCGCCTTTTAGCAGTTCCTGGCGTTAGTCAAGTACTAGTGTATGGCGGTGAAGTGCGCCAGTATCAAGTATTAGTAGATCCGAACAAACTCAGAGCTTTTAATGTATCCTTACAGCAAGTATCTGAGGCAGTACAGGGAGCAAATGTCAATGCTCCTGGTGGCTTTTTAATCAGCCCTGACAAGCAAACTCTGATTCGGGGAATTGGCCGAATTGAATCCTTGGATGATTTAAAACAATCTGTAATTGTTGCCCGTCAAGGAACGCCTGTGCGGTTGGGAGATGTTGCCGAAATTCAAATTGGCGGTGCGATTAAGATAGGCGATGGCAGCTTAAATGGCAAAGATGCTGTAGTAGTGATGGTGAATAAGCAACCTCTCGCTGATACTCCCACCGTCACCCGTGCGATTGAAGCCGCAATATCTGAGCTAGAAGCAGGTTTACCGAAAGAAATTAAAGTAAATGCAACCTTCCGTCAAGCTGATTATATTGATGCTTCAGTAGAAAATGTTAGATCAGCCTTGGTAGAAGGTAGTATCATTGCAGCCGTTATCCTCATCCCTTTTTTAATGAATTGGCGGACTCTTGGAGTTGTGCTGTTAAATTTTGCCCTGACTTTTATATTTTCATTGCAAGTATTATCTTTTTTGGGCTTGGGGCTGAATACAATGACTTTGGGGGGATTAGCGATCGCCATTGGTACAGCGATTGATGATGCCATTGTCTATGCAGAAAATGTTTTTCGTTTGTTGCGACAAAATAAATACTCTCCTAATCCTAGTCCAATACTGGAAGTTGTTTTTCAAGGAGTAGAGGAAGTCCAGGAATCTCTGATTGGGGCAACTTTAATTACTATTGTCGTTTTTTCTCCAATATTTGCCCTCGCTGGTGTAGAGGGTCGGATTTTTGGCCCGATGGGTCTTAGTTATCTGGTGGTAGTTATAGTTTCTAGTTTAGAAGCGCTGCTTGTAAGTCCGGCTTTGTGTGCAATTTTACTTCCACACGGAAAAATGCCGTTAAAGGAACCATTAATACCCCGAATTTTCAAGCGGCTGTATTATCGTTGTTTAAATTTTGCTATCCACAGTCCTATGATTATTATCTCTGTGGCTGTGGCGGGGATGATAGCGGCAATAGTGATTTTTCCAGCTTTGGGACGGGCTTTTTTACCAGAATTTCAAGAATCAACTTTGGTCAATACTTTAGCTCTTTATCCAGGTTCATCTTTAGAAGCTACTAACAGTGCCGCCTTTGTCTTGGAGAATAAACTCAAAGATGACCCCAGGTTAAAATATGTGCAGTTACGGGCAGGACGCGCTCCTAGTGATCCAGATGCAGCACCCGTAAATCTTGGCCATCTCGATATTGGGCTGAGTGACAAAGGAATGGAAAAGCGTAAAGAAACAGTAGAATGGTTGCGGGAAGAATTTAATAAAATACCTGGTGCTGCTGCAAATATTGGTGGATTTATTTCTCACAGAATTGATGAAATATTATCTGGGGTAAGAAGTCAAATTGCTGTAAAAATATTTGGCTCAGATTTAGAAGAACTCCGCCGGATTGGTCAACAAGTTGAAGGTGCAATGTCATCTGTGTCTGGGCTTGTAGATTTACAATTAGAACCGCAAGTTCCCATTGAACAAATTCAAATAAAATTTGACCGTGTTGCCGCATCACGTTATGGTTTAACAGTTGGGCAACTATCTGAACTTGTCGAAACTGCGCTCAATGGTAAAGTAGTATCGCAAGTTTTGGATAAGCAACAAAGTTTTGATTTAATTGTCTGGTTACAGTCAGAATACCGGAATAATTTACAAACAATTGAAAATTTGTTAGTTGATGTCCCTTCCCAAAGTGGAGATGAAGGGGGAAATAAAATTCCTTTAGCTAAGGTGGCTACTGTTACCTATGGCACTGGCCCAAATACCATTAACAGGGAAAATGTCTCTCGTCTAATTGTAGTATCTGCTAATGCTCAGGGCAAAGATTTGCGATCGGTAGTCAATGAAATTAAAAACAAAGTCAAAGCACAAGTGCAATTGCCCTCTGGTTACTTTATTCAGTATGGCGGTCAATTTGAAGCCGAAGAAAGAGCCTCACAAAACATTTTGATTTTCAGTGCTATTTCCTTTGTAGTGATTACGGTATTAATGTATCTTTCTGTCAAATCCATTGCCTCTACAGCAATGATTATGATTAACTTGCCCATCGCTTTAGTCGGAGGTGTAATTGCTGTGGCACTAACAGGGGGTGTTGTTTCAGTCGCTTCCTTAGTAGGTTTTGTGACTTTATTTGGTGTAGCTACTCGCAACGGACTACTTTTAGTAGACAATTACACTACTAAATTTTCTAGCGGAATGTCGTTAAAAGAAATCCTGATAGCCGGGTCAATGGAAAGACTAAATGCTATTTTGATGACATCTTTTACATCCGCTTTGGGATTAGTACCGTTAGTAATTGCATCGGGGCCAGGTAAGGAAGTTTTGCAGCCACTTTCGATAGTGGTTTTAGGTGGTTTGTTTACTTCTACAGCGTTAACCTTGCTGGTTTTACCTGCTTTGTACTCGAAGTTTGGTAGGTTTTTATTACCTAAGCGAAGTGCGGCTGTTGAGGAAAATGGGAAGGTAGCTGCGGTGGTGTTGGAGAATTAA
- a CDS encoding efflux RND transporter periplasmic adaptor subunit, protein MGISNLFQCSAPLRYVSLTMLMLLLNTPTTVLAGGGHDHSGASSFQGGGSEATGSVEVDAETAKLLGVKVEPVQRQRLAVGIKTTGQIETLPSQKVEVTTPIQGVKVVELLVEPGALVKKGQPVAVVTSPDLVTLRVESQDKLAQGQADLQQAQADLRLAQQNYDRYQQIAAAEIAQAQSQVAFAQEKYEKDQVLATEGALARRNALESQTQLAEAKAKLTTASSRRDVIAAENQLKRAQAAVSLAKSNINRSSAIYETRLSQLGNRANAKGLITVTAPISGKVVDREVTIGQSFQDAGGKLMTIADDSRVFATANIYEKDLDKVRTGQQVRMKVASVPNQTFVGRITRIGSVVEGETRVVPVQAEVNNARGQLKPGMFAELEVVTDQTSTATLAILRSAVVDANNKKLVYVRNGNAFQSVEVELGQTSGDLIEIKSGLFEGDSVVTQRAPQLYAQSLKGGSKEENHEEGDSHSEETETKTNSFPLPLWLLGAGGGVAIATLAFLAGSFWSGRRNRSRLVPVGDGFNYETEVYIDNHKQPTASISDTSVEEQENYRRSDSH, encoded by the coding sequence ATGGGAATCTCTAATTTGTTTCAATGTTCTGCTCCACTGCGTTATGTTTCGTTGACAATGTTGATGTTACTACTAAATACTCCTACTACTGTTTTGGCTGGTGGTGGACACGACCATAGCGGTGCAAGTTCATTTCAGGGTGGTGGAAGCGAAGCAACTGGTTCTGTTGAAGTTGATGCAGAAACCGCAAAACTGCTAGGAGTTAAGGTCGAACCAGTACAACGTCAACGATTAGCTGTCGGTATTAAAACTACTGGACAGATTGAAACCTTACCTAGCCAGAAAGTGGAAGTCACCACCCCAATTCAAGGGGTAAAAGTAGTTGAACTGTTGGTAGAACCAGGCGCATTAGTAAAGAAAGGTCAACCTGTCGCCGTTGTAACCAGTCCAGATTTAGTGACATTGCGCGTGGAATCTCAGGACAAATTAGCACAAGGTCAGGCTGATTTACAGCAAGCTCAAGCTGACTTGAGGCTGGCTCAACAAAATTACGATCGCTATCAACAAATAGCTGCCGCAGAAATCGCTCAAGCACAGAGCCAAGTAGCATTTGCTCAAGAGAAGTATGAGAAAGATCAAGTGTTAGCCACTGAAGGTGCTTTGGCACGTCGCAACGCCCTAGAATCTCAAACCCAACTAGCAGAAGCTAAAGCTAAACTAACCACAGCCAGCAGCCGCCGCGATGTCATTGCGGCTGAAAATCAACTCAAACGCGCTCAAGCAGCAGTTAGCCTAGCAAAATCCAATATTAATCGCAGCAGTGCTATTTATGAAACTCGCCTTTCTCAACTAGGAAACCGTGCTAATGCTAAGGGGTTAATCACAGTAACAGCTCCGATTTCCGGCAAGGTTGTTGATAGGGAAGTTACTATCGGTCAATCATTTCAGGACGCGGGTGGTAAATTAATGACGATCGCAGATGATAGTCGGGTTTTTGCCACAGCGAATATCTATGAAAAAGATTTAGATAAAGTGAGGACAGGTCAACAGGTAAGGATGAAGGTTGCTAGTGTACCTAATCAAACCTTTGTAGGTAGGATTACACGAATTGGCTCAGTAGTCGAAGGAGAAACGCGAGTAGTACCAGTACAAGCCGAAGTCAATAACGCCAGAGGGCAGCTCAAACCCGGAATGTTTGCCGAACTTGAAGTTGTAACAGACCAGACATCTACAGCTACTTTGGCAATTCTCCGGTCTGCTGTAGTAGATGCAAATAATAAGAAATTGGTCTATGTCCGAAACGGCAATGCCTTCCAATCTGTTGAAGTTGAGTTAGGACAAACCTCTGGAGATTTAATTGAGATTAAAAGTGGTTTATTTGAGGGAGATTCAGTAGTTACTCAACGTGCGCCACAACTTTATGCACAATCGTTGAAGGGTGGTAGTAAAGAAGAAAATCACGAAGAAGGTGATTCGCACTCAGAAGAAACTGAAACTAAAACTAATAGCTTCCCTCTACCTTTATGGTTGCTAGGTGCAGGGGGAGGAGTAGCGATCGCAACTTTAGCTTTCCTAGCTGGTAGTTTCTGGTCTGGCCGTCGTAACCGTTCCCGTCTAGTACCAGTAGGTGACGGATTCAATTATGAAACCGAAGTTTATATTGACAACCACAAACAACCAACCGCCTCTATTTCCGATACTTCTGTGGAAGAACAAGAAAATTATCGTCGTTCAGACAGTCATTAA
- a CDS encoding PepSY domain-containing protein: MKTSTKIALATALMSILGVGAVVKTVSASPSQNSIQVAQTSDGDGEANDATEASEIMKNGVHHTKIAQASDGDDETNDEQEEQQKDKKLQALAKITAEQAKQAAETSVGDKASSVKLENEDGNLVYAVKIGQKEVKVDAGNSKVLYTENANQESDKDEASRPKSSIQVPENNNEQETNEGSK, from the coding sequence ATGAAAACTTCAACAAAAATCGCTTTAGCAACTGCTTTAATGAGTATTTTAGGTGTTGGTGCAGTGGTCAAAACCGTAAGTGCTTCTCCTTCTCAAAACAGTATACAAGTAGCTCAGACTAGTGACGGAGATGGCGAAGCTAATGACGCTACAGAAGCTTCTGAAATCATGAAGAATGGTGTTCATCACACTAAAATAGCTCAAGCAAGTGATGGTGATGATGAAACTAATGATGAGCAAGAAGAACAGCAAAAGGACAAAAAACTACAAGCTTTAGCTAAAATTACAGCAGAACAAGCTAAACAAGCTGCTGAAACTTCTGTTGGTGATAAAGCTAGTAGTGTAAAACTCGAAAATGAAGATGGTAACTTAGTTTATGCTGTAAAAATTGGTCAAAAAGAGGTGAAAGTTGACGCTGGTAATAGTAAGGTTCTCTACACTGAGAATGCTAACCAAGAAAGCGATAAAGATGAAGCTTCTCGTCCAAAGAGTAGCATTCAAGTTCCGGAGAATAATAACGAACAAGAAACAAATGAAGGCAGTAAGTAG
- a CDS encoding DUF2127 domain-containing protein, translated as MIEKRPPGLIAIIIYKGFVALLLTATSIVLLLALKKHDTLVGFSESYILEGKREVIEWLLEKIINIKPQTLKFSGVATAIYAVVTAIEAIGLWYEKTWAKILVIGLVGISIPPEIYELIKGVTIFKFLVFMVNLAVLSYLVRQFYKH; from the coding sequence ATGATCGAGAAACGTCCTCCAGGTTTAATAGCAATTATTATTTATAAAGGCTTTGTTGCTTTACTACTTACAGCTACATCTATTGTTCTACTTTTAGCTTTGAAAAAACATGATACCCTTGTGGGCTTTTCCGAATCTTACATATTGGAAGGTAAACGCGAAGTTATTGAATGGTTACTAGAAAAAATTATTAATATCAAACCACAAACTTTAAAATTTAGTGGAGTTGCCACTGCAATATACGCAGTTGTGACAGCTATTGAGGCTATCGGTTTATGGTATGAAAAAACTTGGGCAAAGATATTAGTTATTGGACTAGTTGGTATTAGTATACCTCCCGAAATCTATGAGTTAATTAAAGGGGTAACGATTTTCAAATTTTTAGTCTTTATGGTTAATCTAGCTGTACTATCGTACTTGGTTAGACAGTTTTATAAACATTAA